The proteins below are encoded in one region of Ereboglobus luteus:
- the pelA gene encoding pectate lyase, which produces MASPLPLLFASAFVLANVTLAGALTPMRVAALSDEERLAWEDYVSRSRAAARADQAAVEAELAAQTPRAATTRAPDGPDFKMPSPFGDAWHGTATAQKLADIVLSYQTPSGGWSKHTDYSQGTRKPGMLWSSQYAPGKSPHYLATFDNGSTTGQMRFLAAAAHATRRDDCKGAFIRGLRFILDSQYPAGGWPQVYPIEGGYHDNITYNDDVMTSILELLRDIANGDERYAFVDAALREKSAVALAAGLRCVVATQYVNSSGRKTVWCAQHDPLTLLPAAARKMEPAMLSGHESANLLKFLMTLKNPPPEIVASIEAGLAWLDEVRVTGITRVRRDGKTLYVPDPESTEVYWARFYDPLDNRPVFPGRDGVIYGSFTEMAAAGHGHGYSYYSTLPGSVFNTAQKKWRKQLAAGAGRGKSKSHR; this is translated from the coding sequence ATGGCCAGCCCCCTCCCGCTCCTTTTTGCATCCGCGTTCGTTTTGGCGAACGTGACGCTTGCCGGTGCGCTCACGCCCATGCGCGTTGCCGCGCTTTCGGACGAGGAGCGTCTCGCTTGGGAGGATTATGTCTCGCGCTCGCGCGCTGCCGCGCGCGCCGATCAAGCCGCGGTTGAAGCCGAGCTCGCCGCGCAAACACCACGCGCCGCCACCACGCGCGCGCCCGACGGTCCTGACTTCAAAATGCCCTCGCCCTTCGGTGACGCGTGGCACGGCACCGCCACCGCGCAAAAGCTCGCCGACATCGTCCTCTCGTATCAAACGCCCTCGGGCGGCTGGTCGAAGCACACCGATTATTCGCAAGGCACGCGCAAACCCGGCATGCTTTGGTCGTCGCAATACGCGCCGGGGAAGTCACCGCATTATCTCGCCACATTCGACAACGGCTCCACCACCGGGCAGATGCGATTTCTCGCCGCGGCTGCGCATGCGACTAGGCGAGACGATTGCAAGGGCGCCTTCATCAGGGGCCTCCGCTTCATCCTCGACTCGCAGTATCCCGCCGGCGGCTGGCCGCAAGTTTACCCGATTGAGGGCGGCTATCACGACAACATCACCTACAACGACGACGTCATGACGAGCATCCTCGAATTGCTCCGCGATATTGCGAACGGCGACGAGCGCTACGCCTTTGTTGACGCCGCGCTGCGCGAAAAGTCCGCCGTCGCGCTCGCCGCCGGCCTGCGTTGCGTGGTGGCGACGCAGTATGTGAATTCCTCCGGACGCAAGACCGTTTGGTGCGCGCAGCACGACCCGCTCACTCTCCTGCCCGCCGCCGCCCGCAAAATGGAGCCAGCCATGCTCAGCGGACACGAAAGCGCGAACCTGTTGAAATTTCTGATGACGCTTAAAAATCCGCCTCCGGAAATTGTCGCCTCAATCGAAGCCGGGCTCGCGTGGCTGGACGAGGTTAGAGTCACCGGCATCACCCGCGTGCGCCGCGATGGCAAAACTCTCTACGTGCCCGATCCCGAATCGACGGAGGTGTATTGGGCGCGCTTTTATGATCCGCTGGACAACCGCCCAGTGTTTCCCGGGCGCGACGGTGTCATCTACGGCAGCTTTACCGAGATGGCCGCCGCCGGCCACGGTCACGGCTACTCCTACTACAGCACACTGCCGGGAAGTGTTTTTAACACTGCGCAAAAGAAATGGCGTAAGCAACTCGCCGCCGGAGCTGGGCGGGGCAAGTCGAAATCCCACCGCTAG
- a CDS encoding LacI family DNA-binding transcriptional regulator has protein sequence MSPKVTLQDVADKAGVHRATAARAIRNETKISKEVRERVQKLANEMGYRVNPLVAALMQSRRNTRVSRHTVIAYVTNYPTRYGWRPPHIDRPDYFPGAQARAQELGYKLEHFWLGEPGMTPERFSNVLTTRGIHGLLMGRLPPKIEEARLLWERFSSVALGRTLRTPRLHYVTEDHYAGAALAVRQMIEKGFRRIGFVSTGRDDSPGVLNRWLGGFLREQLKLDAKNRITPFFFIPEPDTEKNPRQFGRWYDKWKPDALLVTEAPPFFEWLKTLKIRPREIPMATLVNERLDEKWTGIYCDHTLLGSLAVETLVGLMVRGETGIPEHPHEVLLSGKWMEGVTLGRKK, from the coding sequence ATGTCCCCGAAAGTTACTCTACAAGACGTGGCGGACAAGGCGGGCGTGCACCGCGCGACCGCCGCGCGCGCGATACGCAACGAGACCAAGATCTCCAAGGAGGTGCGGGAACGCGTGCAAAAACTGGCGAACGAAATGGGCTACCGCGTAAACCCGCTGGTCGCCGCCCTCATGCAATCGCGGCGCAACACGCGCGTGTCCAGGCACACCGTGATCGCCTACGTGACCAATTACCCGACCCGGTATGGCTGGCGCCCGCCCCACATCGACCGGCCGGATTATTTTCCCGGCGCCCAGGCCCGCGCGCAGGAGCTCGGCTACAAGCTCGAGCACTTCTGGCTCGGCGAACCCGGCATGACACCCGAGCGTTTTTCAAACGTGCTCACCACGCGCGGCATCCACGGGCTGCTCATGGGCCGCCTCCCGCCCAAGATCGAGGAGGCGCGCTTGCTGTGGGAGCGTTTTTCGAGCGTCGCTCTTGGCCGCACTTTGCGCACGCCGCGCCTGCACTACGTCACCGAGGACCACTACGCCGGCGCCGCGCTTGCGGTTCGCCAAATGATCGAAAAGGGATTCCGGCGCATCGGCTTTGTCTCGACGGGACGCGACGACAGCCCGGGCGTCCTCAATCGCTGGCTGGGCGGTTTTCTGCGCGAACAGTTGAAGCTCGACGCCAAAAACCGGATCACGCCGTTCTTTTTCATCCCCGAGCCGGACACCGAAAAAAATCCGCGGCAATTCGGACGCTGGTATGACAAATGGAAACCCGACGCACTGCTTGTCACCGAGGCGCCGCCGTTTTTTGAGTGGCTCAAAACCCTGAAAATCCGCCCGAGAGAAATCCCCATGGCAACGTTGGTCAACGAGCGCCTCGATGAAAAATGGACGGGGATCTATTGCGATCACACGCTCCTGGGCTCGCTTGCCGTGGAAACGCTCGTCGGCCTCATGGTGCGCGGCGAAACAGGCATACCGGAGCATCCGCACGAGGTGCTGCTGAGCGGCAAATGGATGGAAGGCGTCACGCTCGGACGAAAAAAATAA
- a CDS encoding sodium:solute symporter, translated as MTPLDWIIIAVYFCIIAGIVWWSSRKQKTAADYFLAGRHIGWFVVGCSLFASNIGSEHIVGLAGSGASNGMAQAHWELHAWIMIVFAWVFVPFYYRAGVFTMPEFLEKRFNAKTRWVLSIVSLVAYVFTKVAVTVYAGALVFQTLLPDTFGSPENAFWVGAFVTVVLTGVYTVLGGLRAVVYTEVAQTFILLAGSFIISWVGLRALGGWDELIATIKPQADKFALWRPNSDPNFPWLGVMIASPVIGIWYWCTDQYIVQRALAAKSLRDARRGAIWGGFLKLWPVFIFLIPGMIGYALHQKGMLQIPLKPDGSGEILGDAVFATMVQALLPVGVRGMVVAGLISALMSSLASLFNSCATLFTVDIYNKLFPNASDGKQVRVGRFATVVVVMCGIIWIPIMKKISEGNTGLYDYLQNVQSFLAPPITAVFLLGLFSKRINARGAFAGLVVGFVLGMLKLTVQTLAQSGVLGDSGVLFTIGSFNGYYFSGLLFLFSVVFVVLVSLLTPPQPEAQIAGLTYDSRTPEQRAENRASWNWVDVAGSVVVIGLVLGVYLYFTWWLR; from the coding sequence ATGACACCGCTCGACTGGATTATTATCGCCGTCTATTTTTGCATCATCGCAGGCATCGTCTGGTGGTCCTCGCGGAAACAGAAGACCGCGGCCGACTATTTCCTTGCCGGACGCCACATCGGCTGGTTCGTCGTGGGCTGTTCGCTTTTCGCGTCGAACATCGGCTCCGAGCATATCGTCGGGCTTGCGGGCTCGGGCGCGAGCAACGGTATGGCTCAGGCGCACTGGGAGTTGCATGCGTGGATTATGATCGTGTTCGCGTGGGTGTTCGTGCCGTTCTACTACCGCGCGGGTGTGTTCACCATGCCGGAGTTTTTGGAAAAGCGCTTCAACGCCAAGACCCGCTGGGTGCTCTCCATCGTCAGTCTCGTGGCATATGTTTTCACCAAGGTCGCGGTGACGGTTTACGCCGGCGCACTCGTTTTTCAGACGTTGCTGCCCGACACGTTCGGCTCGCCCGAAAACGCTTTCTGGGTTGGCGCGTTTGTGACGGTTGTTCTCACTGGCGTTTATACCGTGCTCGGCGGTTTGCGCGCGGTCGTTTACACGGAGGTTGCGCAAACCTTCATCCTGCTTGCCGGCTCATTTATCATTTCGTGGGTGGGGCTGCGCGCACTCGGCGGCTGGGACGAGCTCATTGCCACCATCAAACCGCAGGCTGACAAATTCGCGCTCTGGCGCCCGAATTCCGACCCGAATTTTCCGTGGCTGGGCGTCATGATCGCCTCGCCTGTCATCGGAATCTGGTATTGGTGCACCGACCAATACATCGTGCAGCGCGCGCTCGCTGCGAAAAGTCTGCGCGACGCGCGACGCGGCGCGATCTGGGGCGGTTTTCTCAAGCTCTGGCCCGTGTTCATTTTCCTCATTCCGGGCATGATCGGCTACGCGCTGCACCAAAAGGGCATGCTTCAAATTCCACTCAAGCCCGACGGCTCGGGCGAGATTCTTGGCGATGCCGTGTTCGCGACAATGGTGCAGGCACTGCTTCCCGTCGGGGTGCGCGGCATGGTTGTGGCGGGACTTATTTCGGCGCTCATGTCGTCGCTGGCGTCGCTATTTAACTCGTGTGCCACGCTCTTCACGGTGGATATCTATAATAAACTTTTCCCGAACGCGAGCGATGGCAAGCAAGTGCGCGTGGGGCGTTTCGCGACGGTTGTCGTCGTTATGTGCGGCATCATTTGGATTCCGATCATGAAGAAGATTTCCGAGGGTAACACGGGTCTTTACGACTACCTGCAAAACGTGCAAAGTTTCCTCGCGCCGCCGATCACCGCAGTGTTTTTGCTGGGACTGTTCTCCAAGCGTATCAATGCGCGCGGTGCGTTTGCCGGGCTGGTCGTCGGCTTCGTTCTCGGCATGCTCAAACTCACCGTGCAGACGCTCGCGCAGAGCGGCGTGCTCGGCGACAGTGGCGTGCTTTTCACGATCGGCTCCTTCAACGGTTACTATTTCTCGGGCCTGCTTTTCCTGTTCAGCGTGGTGTTTGTCGTCCTCGTGTCGCTCCTCACGCCGCCGCAGCCCGAGGCGCAGATAGCCGGGCTCACTTATGATTCGCGCACGCCCGAGCAGCGCGCCGAAAACCGTGCCAGTTGGAACTGGGTCGATGTCGCCGGATCTGTCGTCGTCATCGGGCTGGTGCTTGGCGTCTACCTATACTTCACATGGTGGCTGAGATAA
- a CDS encoding MFS transporter, whose translation MTTPTNSSQQPARAGGNFRWVICTLLFFSVALNYIDRNIIGILKPHLSEKLGWDENDYGTIAAGFSFAYAFGYLIGGRLIQRFGVRYGLPGFVFFWSLAAMAHGLCGFIPAESVFRLGTFALPATALGFLCARIALGLTEGGNFPGAIKAVAEWFPQKERALATGLFNAGTNVGAVICPVGVPWLLKHVGWESTFFITGGLGFVWLFAWWFLYESPERSKRVSKSELAYIQGGKTITAEAAAAEKKETMPWGRLLSYRAVWAYIIAGILAGPVWGFYQFFLPDFLYKRYNLDLQQTGIWTGVFYALAAVGGVFFGWLAGKLFDRGWTINATRKVALLICAVSVVPVFFAPYVPSIWLTVFIVGVAGSAHQGWSANLFSFVSDTMPKKAISSVVGLGGFVTYFTGGVVSKATGWILQETGSYVYVFAWASLMYVLSLVAIQLLVPRIPQTPEEA comes from the coding sequence ATGACCACTCCGACAAACTCCTCCCAACAACCCGCGCGCGCCGGCGGAAACTTCCGCTGGGTCATCTGCACGCTGCTGTTTTTTTCCGTCGCGCTCAATTACATCGACCGAAACATAATCGGCATCCTCAAGCCGCACCTGAGCGAAAAGCTCGGCTGGGATGAAAACGACTACGGCACGATCGCCGCAGGGTTTAGCTTCGCCTACGCGTTCGGCTACCTGATCGGCGGGCGGCTCATCCAGCGCTTTGGCGTGCGTTACGGCCTGCCCGGCTTTGTGTTTTTCTGGAGCCTCGCCGCGATGGCGCACGGCCTTTGCGGATTCATTCCCGCGGAGAGCGTTTTTCGCCTCGGCACCTTCGCGCTTCCCGCGACGGCGCTCGGCTTTCTGTGCGCGCGCATCGCGCTCGGCCTCACCGAGGGCGGCAACTTTCCCGGAGCGATCAAGGCGGTCGCCGAGTGGTTTCCGCAAAAGGAGCGCGCGCTCGCCACGGGGCTTTTTAACGCGGGCACAAATGTCGGCGCGGTGATCTGCCCGGTCGGCGTGCCGTGGCTGCTAAAGCACGTCGGCTGGGAATCGACCTTCTTCATCACGGGCGGGCTCGGCTTTGTGTGGCTCTTCGCGTGGTGGTTTCTCTACGAGTCGCCCGAGCGCAGCAAGCGCGTCTCGAAGAGCGAACTCGCCTACATCCAGGGCGGAAAAACAATCACCGCCGAGGCGGCCGCCGCCGAAAAAAAGGAAACGATGCCCTGGGGCCGGCTGCTCAGCTACCGCGCCGTGTGGGCCTACATCATCGCCGGAATTCTCGCCGGTCCGGTGTGGGGGTTTTATCAATTCTTCCTCCCCGATTTTCTCTACAAGCGCTACAATCTCGACCTCCAGCAAACCGGCATCTGGACGGGTGTGTTTTACGCGCTCGCGGCCGTCGGCGGCGTGTTCTTCGGATGGCTCGCGGGCAAGCTCTTCGACCGGGGCTGGACGATCAACGCCACGCGCAAGGTCGCGCTTCTTATCTGCGCGGTGTCGGTCGTTCCCGTTTTCTTCGCGCCCTACGTGCCCTCGATCTGGCTGACGGTGTTCATCGTCGGCGTCGCGGGTTCCGCGCACCAGGGCTGGTCGGCGAATTTGTTTAGTTTTGTTTCCGACACCATGCCGAAAAAGGCGATCAGCTCGGTGGTAGGCCTCGGCGGTTTTGTGACGTATTTCACGGGCGGCGTCGTGTCGAAGGCGACCGGCTGGATCCTCCAGGAAACGGGCAGCTACGTGTATGTCTTCGCGTGGGCCTCGCTCATGTATGTGCTCTCGCTCGTCGCCATCCAGCTCCTCGTCCCCCGCATCCCGCAAACACCGGAGGAGGCCTGA
- the xylA gene encoding xylose isomerase, whose product MKTKSYFPKIGTIAYEGPRGENPLAFKHYNPEEIIDGRSMSEHLRFSIAYWHAFRGAGVDMFGAGSINRPWEKGKDPVSVAKMRMDAAFEFFQKIRAPFWCYHDRDIAPEGSTLAQTNKNLDALVAHAAQLQKATGIRLLWGTANLFGNPRYMCGGATNPDAHVFAYAAAQVKKAMDTTLALGGENYVFWGGREGYETLLNTNLKREQDHLAAFMHMAVDYAKQIGFTGQFLIEPKPKEPTKHQYDFDVASGIAFLRTYKLDKYFKFNIETNHATLAGHTFEHEIEVAASAGMLGSIDANTGDTLLGWDTDQFSTDVHGLTLAMISILRAGGLGKGGLNFDAKLRRPSIDIKDLFYAHIGGMDAYALAFKIARKILADGKLCQFVADRYASYDSGYGKDIEKRKIGFVELEKLVLTKLGEPKPRSGRQEYLENLIMQYVTNGA is encoded by the coding sequence ATGAAAACAAAATCATACTTCCCAAAAATCGGCACCATCGCCTACGAAGGCCCCCGCGGAGAAAATCCGCTCGCATTCAAACACTACAATCCCGAAGAGATCATTGACGGGCGCAGCATGTCGGAGCACTTGCGTTTTTCCATTGCCTACTGGCACGCGTTTCGCGGCGCGGGCGTGGATATGTTCGGCGCCGGCTCAATCAACCGCCCCTGGGAAAAAGGCAAGGACCCCGTGTCCGTCGCCAAAATGCGCATGGACGCCGCGTTTGAGTTTTTCCAAAAAATCCGCGCGCCGTTCTGGTGTTATCACGACCGCGACATCGCGCCCGAGGGCTCCACGCTCGCGCAGACCAACAAGAACCTCGACGCACTCGTCGCGCACGCCGCGCAGCTCCAGAAAGCCACCGGCATCCGCCTGCTCTGGGGCACGGCCAACCTCTTCGGCAACCCGCGCTACATGTGCGGCGGCGCCACGAATCCCGACGCGCACGTCTTCGCCTACGCCGCCGCGCAGGTGAAAAAAGCCATGGACACCACGCTCGCGCTCGGCGGCGAAAACTACGTCTTCTGGGGCGGGCGCGAGGGCTACGAAACGCTCCTCAACACCAACCTCAAGCGCGAGCAGGACCACCTCGCCGCGTTCATGCACATGGCGGTCGATTACGCGAAACAGATCGGCTTCACGGGCCAGTTCCTCATCGAGCCCAAGCCCAAGGAGCCGACCAAGCATCAATACGATTTCGACGTCGCCAGCGGCATCGCTTTCCTGCGCACCTACAAACTCGACAAATATTTCAAGTTCAACATCGAGACCAACCACGCCACGCTCGCCGGCCACACCTTCGAGCACGAAATCGAAGTCGCCGCCTCCGCCGGCATGCTCGGCTCGATCGACGCGAACACCGGCGACACGCTCCTCGGCTGGGACACCGACCAGTTCTCGACCGATGTCCACGGCCTCACGCTCGCCATGATCTCGATCCTGCGCGCCGGCGGCCTCGGCAAGGGCGGCCTCAACTTCGACGCGAAACTCCGCCGCCCCTCCATCGACATCAAGGATCTTTTTTACGCGCACATCGGCGGCATGGACGCCTACGCGCTCGCCTTTAAGATCGCCCGAAAAATCCTCGCCGACGGAAAACTCTGCCAGTTTGTCGCCGACCGCTACGCGAGTTACGACAGCGGTTACGGCAAGGACATCGAGAAACGCAAAATCGGTTTCGTTGAATTGGAAAAACTCGTGCTCACCAAGCTCGGCGAGCCGAAGCCGCGCTCCGGCAGGCAGGAATATTTGGAAAACCTGATCATGCAATACGTGACCAACGGTGCGTGA
- a CDS encoding glycoside hydrolase family 28 protein, with translation MIRSPFVTAIFLGSFLALPCPPLGAGAIEPIEPIKAPFDMPQLVRPVFPKRTVDVRRHGAVASDNTGDITKNTAAFAAAIRACAGEGGGRVLVPVGKWQVGPIHLRSNIELHLAEGAELVFSDRKEDYLPVVPVRVGGIELHNYSPLVYAKDCENIAITGPGKLNGNARAWWDWKRKETREIFQLQARGVPPEKRVYGTIEAAIRPSFVTFYNCKNILMEGFTIGSGPNWTIHPVYCENIIIRRVNVLTDGPNNDGIDPDSCRNMLIEHCVFDTGDDCVVLKSGYNEDGWRVNRPTENVVMRHCSSKRGHGGLVIGSEMSGGVRNVYMHDCQFDGTDRAVRIKSRIDRGGVVENVWAENLRVKNMKREVAILNMDYSADRNMDIKVNPPVFRNIHLRNITADGAPVAIRITGLESHPGAIRDITFENMDVRSTAGVIVKHAENLVFKNVRLAVQKGEKYDLTNVKNATVDGEPVR, from the coding sequence ATGATCCGCTCCCCGTTTGTTACCGCAATTTTTCTGGGCAGCTTCCTTGCCCTGCCTTGCCCGCCCTTGGGCGCCGGCGCCATTGAGCCCATCGAGCCAATAAAGGCTCCGTTCGACATGCCGCAACTGGTGCGCCCGGTTTTTCCAAAGCGCACGGTTGATGTCCGCAGGCACGGCGCCGTCGCGTCCGACAACACCGGCGACATCACAAAAAACACCGCCGCGTTTGCCGCCGCCATCCGCGCGTGCGCCGGGGAGGGCGGGGGGCGCGTGCTCGTGCCCGTCGGGAAGTGGCAGGTCGGCCCGATCCATTTGCGCAGCAATATCGAGCTGCATCTCGCCGAGGGCGCGGAGCTCGTTTTCAGCGACCGCAAGGAGGACTACCTGCCGGTCGTGCCCGTGCGCGTCGGCGGCATTGAGCTTCATAATTATTCGCCGCTCGTTTACGCGAAGGATTGCGAGAACATCGCGATCACCGGTCCGGGCAAGCTCAACGGCAATGCTCGCGCCTGGTGGGATTGGAAGAGAAAGGAAACGCGCGAAATCTTCCAGCTTCAGGCGCGAGGCGTTCCGCCCGAAAAGCGCGTCTATGGCACGATTGAGGCGGCGATTCGTCCGAGTTTTGTCACTTTCTACAATTGCAAAAACATCCTCATGGAGGGCTTCACCATCGGCAGCGGCCCGAATTGGACCATCCATCCCGTCTACTGCGAAAACATCATCATCCGCCGCGTGAACGTGCTCACCGACGGGCCGAACAACGACGGCATCGACCCCGACTCGTGCCGCAACATGCTCATCGAGCATTGCGTTTTCGACACGGGCGACGACTGCGTCGTTTTAAAATCCGGATACAACGAGGACGGCTGGCGCGTGAACCGTCCCACTGAAAACGTCGTCATGCGCCACTGCTCCAGCAAGCGCGGGCACGGCGGTTTGGTGATCGGCAGCGAAATGTCGGGCGGCGTCCGCAATGTCTATATGCACGACTGCCAGTTCGATGGCACCGACCGCGCCGTGCGCATCAAGTCGCGCATCGACCGCGGAGGCGTCGTGGAAAACGTCTGGGCCGAAAATCTCCGCGTGAAAAACATGAAGCGCGAGGTCGCGATTTTGAACATGGATTACAGCGCCGACAGGAACATGGACATTAAGGTCAATCCGCCGGTTTTCAGAAACATCCACCTCAGGAACATCACCGCCGACGGCGCGCCCGTGGCGATTCGCATCACCGGGCTGGAGTCGCATCCGGGCGCGATTCGCGACATCACATTTGAAAACATGGACGTGCGCTCCACCGCGGGCGTGATCGTCAAGCACGCCGAAAATCTTGTTTTCAAAAACGTGCGGCTGGCCGTGCAAAAGGGCGAAAAATACGATCTCACCAACGTCAAGAATGCGACGGTGGACGGGGAGCCGGTTCGATGA
- a CDS encoding family 43 glycosylhydrolase, giving the protein MKRVFIMVFLKLVLVCAVCAAPVAPDIDALPLGPKSGDRRGVFDFPHTGEPPMPVVKPLFDTRIRDTSVCAGPDGAYYLTGTTGENIWESNEGIHLWKSTDLKNWELIGLVWSIERDGTWQKQWTEKNGRRRRAVWAPEVHYIKGNFYLAYCVTGLGTGVLKSTTGKPEGPYRSINTPDAPLTRGIDASLFEDDDGSVYFIYGSGYLARLNDDLTGLAEKPVRLRCDPADNDIERHHPNRPCLESERDHIGYEGAAIFKRDGRYYLSGAERYYERYHCMVAESKNIRGPYGARYVGAPYAGHNNFFRDHDGNWWATIFGNDKQAPFRERPGILRVEFDAAGRVRPLVGDAAPYKPPSKRK; this is encoded by the coding sequence ATGAAACGCGTATTTATCATGGTGTTCCTCAAGCTGGTGTTGGTCTGCGCCGTTTGCGCCGCGCCCGTTGCGCCGGACATCGACGCGCTGCCACTCGGCCCCAAGAGCGGCGACCGGCGCGGCGTATTTGATTTTCCGCACACCGGCGAGCCGCCCATGCCCGTCGTCAAACCGCTCTTCGACACGCGCATTCGCGACACCAGCGTCTGCGCCGGGCCGGACGGCGCGTATTACCTGACCGGCACCACGGGCGAAAACATTTGGGAGTCCAACGAGGGCATCCACCTTTGGAAATCGACCGACTTGAAAAATTGGGAGCTCATCGGGCTTGTCTGGAGCATCGAGCGCGACGGCACGTGGCAGAAGCAATGGACGGAGAAAAATGGCAGGCGCCGCCGCGCCGTGTGGGCGCCCGAGGTGCACTACATCAAGGGCAATTTTTATCTCGCCTATTGTGTCACCGGTCTCGGCACCGGCGTCCTCAAAAGCACGACAGGCAAGCCCGAGGGCCCCTATCGCAGCATCAACACACCTGACGCTCCGCTCACGCGCGGCATCGACGCATCGCTCTTCGAGGACGACGATGGCAGCGTGTATTTTATTTACGGCAGCGGTTATCTTGCGCGTTTGAACGACGATCTCACGGGGCTCGCCGAAAAGCCCGTCCGCCTGCGTTGCGACCCCGCCGACAATGACATCGAGCGCCACCACCCGAACCGCCCGTGCCTTGAAAGCGAACGCGACCACATCGGCTACGAGGGCGCGGCGATTTTCAAGCGCGACGGCCGCTACTACCTTTCCGGCGCGGAGCGTTACTACGAGCGCTACCATTGCATGGTCGCCGAATCGAAAAACATTCGCGGACCCTACGGCGCGCGTTATGTCGGCGCGCCCTATGCGGGGCACAACAATTTCTTCCGCGACCACGACGGCAACTGGTGGGCGACGATTTTCGGCAACGACAAACAGGCGCCCTTCCGCGAGCGGCCCGGCATCCTGCGCGTTGAGTTTGACGCCGCCGGGCGCGTCCGCCCCCTGGTCGGCGACGCCGCCCCCTACAAACCACCTTCCAAACGAAAATGA
- a CDS encoding glycoside hydrolase family 43 protein, with the protein MSPWLPDLNNGEYKNPVIYADYSDPDAIRVGDDYWMIASSFCHVPGLPILHSRDLVNWTIVNHALPALVPHDYFSAVRHGQGAWASAIRHHAGKFWIYYPDPDFGIYVITATDPRGKWSEPVCVKSGKGFIDPCPLWDDDGSVWLVHGWAKSRSGICNILTLHRLSPDGERVEGQGEVVIDGNAISGWHTIEGPKFYKRNGWYYIFAPAGGVATGYQAVFRSRKITGPYENRIVLEQGSTPVNGPHQGAWVGTPSGEHWFLHFQELPATGRVVHLQPMRWENDWPVMGTSVAGNNGMVGHPVPIYRKPDSPRQPVAAPATSDDFSSPEPGRQWQWQANPRPEWACVDTAAKALRLACMPMHETGSHWMTPHLLMQKFPCTDFRVDVTLDALPAQAREGDHGGLMVFGYNYAWIGLANNGGHGARLVHATCHNAQDGNKEQIIASIDAPAVDKLHLRVEVTNGRECRFSYSEDGRAYVQMGEVFHATSSKWVGAKVGLFAACKPETQSDAQMTFRQFVVSPLVPAA; encoded by the coding sequence ATGTCTCCCTGGCTTCCCGACCTCAACAACGGCGAATACAAAAACCCGGTCATCTACGCCGACTATTCCGACCCCGACGCCATACGCGTTGGCGACGACTACTGGATGATCGCGTCGAGTTTCTGCCACGTGCCCGGCCTGCCGATTTTGCATTCGCGCGATCTCGTCAACTGGACAATCGTCAACCACGCGCTCCCCGCGCTCGTGCCGCACGATTATTTTTCCGCCGTCCGCCACGGACAGGGCGCGTGGGCCTCCGCGATTCGTCACCACGCGGGCAAGTTTTGGATTTATTATCCCGATCCCGATTTCGGCATCTACGTGATCACCGCGACCGATCCGCGCGGCAAATGGAGCGAGCCCGTTTGCGTGAAATCCGGCAAGGGCTTCATTGACCCGTGCCCGCTTTGGGATGACGACGGCTCGGTGTGGCTTGTGCACGGCTGGGCCAAAAGCCGCTCGGGCATCTGCAACATTCTCACGCTGCACCGCCTCTCCCCGGATGGCGAGCGCGTCGAGGGCCAGGGCGAGGTTGTCATCGACGGAAACGCCATTTCCGGCTGGCACACGATCGAGGGTCCGAAGTTCTACAAACGCAACGGCTGGTATTACATCTTCGCGCCCGCGGGCGGCGTGGCGACGGGTTACCAGGCCGTGTTTCGCTCGCGCAAAATCACCGGCCCCTATGAAAACCGCATCGTGCTCGAGCAAGGCTCCACGCCCGTCAACGGCCCGCACCAGGGCGCGTGGGTCGGGACTCCGTCGGGCGAGCACTGGTTCCTGCACTTCCAGGAACTCCCCGCGACGGGCCGCGTCGTGCACCTGCAACCCATGCGCTGGGAAAACGACTGGCCGGTGATGGGCACCTCCGTAGCCGGCAACAACGGCATGGTCGGGCACCCCGTGCCCATATACCGCAAACCCGACTCGCCGAGACAGCCGGTCGCCGCCCCCGCGACATCGGATGATTTTTCCTCGCCCGAGCCCGGCCGCCAGTGGCAATGGCAGGCCAATCCCCGCCCGGAATGGGCGTGCGTCGACACCGCTGCAAAAGCGCTTCGCCTCGCCTGCATGCCAATGCACGAAACCGGATCGCATTGGATGACGCCGCACCTGCTCATGCAGAAATTTCCCTGCACCGATTTTCGCGTCGATGTGACGCTGGACGCGCTCCCCGCGCAAGCGCGCGAGGGCGACCACGGCGGCCTGATGGTGTTTGGTTACAACTATGCCTGGATCGGCCTCGCAAACAACGGCGGCCACGGCGCGCGCCTCGTCCACGCGACCTGCCACAACGCGCAGGATGGAAACAAGGAGCAAATCATCGCGTCGATCGACGCGCCCGCGGTGGACAAACTTCATCTGCGAGTGGAGGTGACCAACGGCCGCGAGTGCCGCTTCAGCTACAGCGAGGACGGCCGCGCCTATGTGCAAATGGGCGAAGTCTTCCATGCCACATCGAGCAAATGGGTCGGCGCCAAGGTCGGACTTTTTGCCGCCTGCAAACCCGAAACCCAAAGCGACGCCCAAATGACATTCCGCCAATTTGTCGTCTCGCCGCTCGTCCCCGCCGCCTGA